ACCGTAGAGGACAGCATGCTCGTCATCCCGTTTTTTGCAAATGCAATCGCATTATCCATGACGGCATCCCAGTTGAGATTCGACACATCTAACTTCACAAGATACTGCTGCACCTGTGGATAATTCACACTCAGTGTCTCCAGCTTCTTCATCGTCTCTTCTGCAAACGGAGGAATCTTATTCCCCAATTCTACAATTGTCTGTGTAATCTGTGGCACTACCGTTACAACTACAATCGTAATTATTATACACAGAAAAAGAATACTAAGCAGGATTCCAACCGGTCTTTTCCATCGTTTGGCGGATGCTCCCATCCACTTTACCAAAAGTTTTTCTTCTATCCCACGCAATGGAATATTTAAAACAAAAGCTATCATTCCACCATAGACAAATGGTTTTATAATGTTAAGTGCCACCGCAATCCCTTTTAGCACCTCTTTGCTGTACATCAGTAAAAATACCAATCCAGCAATAAGAAAAATTAGGTTTCTTATCTGTCTGAACTTTTCTTTTTCCATTTCAATAGGTCCTCCCTGTGTTGTGTATGACTTTTAGTAATAGAACTAATTTTAGCATACTTGTATGATACACGCAATGATGTGAAACCTAATCTTCCCTGCTCTTCTTAATCTCATCAATATATCCACCGGTAATCACACCAGCCGGAAGCGCAACGACTGCAATCCCAACAATAGAAGAAATCATGCTCACTAATTTTCCAAATACTGTTACCGGGTAAATATCGCCGTACCCTACCGTCGTCAGTGCCGTGGTTGACCAGTATATCGCATCAAACAAACTGTCAAAACTATCCGGCTCAACCTGGAACATAATCAGCCCCGCAACCACAATATATCCTAATGCGAGATACCCAACCGCCAGCAACACATCTTTTTCTTTCTTTAATACATTTAAGATAACGCGAATGCTCTTGGAATATCTGATAAATTTAAAAATCCGAAAGGTTCTTACCAACCGAAACAGCTTTAACAAACGAAATCCCGGATTTAAAATCGTGATCGATGGCAAAATTGAAAACAAGTCTATGATTGCCATTGGAGTAAATGGGTACATCAGAAATGCTCTGCTTTTGTATTTTTTTAATTTCAAATCTGCCGTCATCCATCGAAGGAAATAATCTAATATAAAAATCATTGCTGTAATGCGGTCGATATATAGGAAACCCGCACTCTGGCTTTTAAAGCAAAGTGGCACTATGCTGATAATTATGGTAACCAACATAAAGCCATCATAAAGAGAGCTTATGCTATCATTTTCATTTGCGACCTCAATAATTTCAAAAACTCTTTTTCTCATATGTAAAACTCCTGCCCTGGTATCTTTAAAATTTCTCCATGCAACACATATACAGCATACCTTATAAAATGGTACAAAAAAAGTACCGATTCTTCGGTACTTTTACAATGCGGGTGACAGGACTTGAACCTGCACGTCGGGGACACTAGAACCTAAATCTAGCGCGTCTGCCAATTCCGCCACACCCGCAAACGCTACTGTGAAATTATATCGTAGCGCAATAAAAAAAGCAACTACTTTTTTCTTTTTTATATCGTTTCTAAGAAAGATTACTCTCCTTCTGGTTCGACTGCTTCCTTAAATAATTCCCAATATTGGTGATACACATCAAAGTCGTCACCAGAAAAAGTCCCGGAATCAGAATCATCCACCAGAATTTTGACATCATCGCCTTGTCTGCGAGCGAGAGCATGCTGCCCCAGGATATTTTTTCAATCGGAAGACCGATTCCCATGAAGCTGAGTGTCGATTCTGCCACGATGGCGCTGCGAATGTTCATGACGACCATGAACATGATGGATGACATGAAGTTTGGCGTTAAGTGCTCCCATAAAATATGCCAAAAACTTCCACCCATGCATTTTGAGGCAATGACATAGTCGCTGTTTCGAATCTGTCTGACCTCCGTGCGCACAATTTTGGCAATGCTCGTCCAGCTTGTCACGCCGATGACAAACGAGATGCTCCATACATTTGGTGTTCCAAGAATCGCCTGAATCAAAATCACAAGCAAAAGATTTGGCACACTCAACAAAATTTCGGTAAGGCGCATCAGACCATCATCCAGCCATTTCGGTGCGCAGCCGCTGATGGAACCGAACACAATCGCAATCAACGTCGAAAGAAATGTTGCGAGGAATCCCACTAGAAGTGAAATTCTTCCGCCGTACCAGATCATCGAAAAAATATCCCGCCCCATCGTATCTGTTCCAAACCAAAACTCACGGTTTGGAGCTGTGGAATAATTTTTCAAATCAAGATAGGTCGGGTCCTTTGTCATAATCAGATTACAAAAAAGGCATCCCAACACAATGATGGACAATAAGGTAATGGAAAGAAACGGTATCTCTTTTCTTTTTTTCTTAATTTGAGGAACAGTTTGAACAGTTTCACGAATTCCTACAATTTCAAATTCCTGATTCATGACGCTCTCCTTCCACAACACTTGTATTTTCCTTCATCCTAGGGTCAATCCGCTCATTGATGGTCTGCGCTATCATGTTACTCAAAATCACAACAATTCCAGATAAAATACACAAAACCATCAACAGATTATAGTCCTTGTAGCGCGCACTCTCATAGGAAAGCGTTCCGAGGCCCGGATAGGAAAAAACAGTCTCCACAATATAGGTTCCGCCCAGAATATGCGGCACAGAAATTGCCATAATGCTAAAATACGTTGGCATCATGTTACGCAGACAATGACGAAACACAATCGTTTTCTTTGTCAGCCCTTTTGCTTTTGCAAGCAGCACATAATCAGCGCGCACTTCCTCAAGCATCTTATTTCGAATCATGTACGCGTAATACCACAGATGCCCCAGTACCACAACCGTCATCGGCAAAATCAGATGCACGATGCGGTCTCCAATCGAATCCTCATAAACACTCGTGTAGGCTCCCGAACTCGGCATCAAATGTAGTTGAATGGAAAAAATAAAAATCAACACCAGCGACATCCAAAACTCCGGAATACAACTGATAAGCGTTCCGACCTGACAGATAATTTTGTCCAACAGGCTGTCCTCAAACCAGGCACATAAAATGCCCAGCAGCAGAGCAAGCCCGAATATCAGAACAAATCCGATTCCACCTAAAATCAGTGTATTGACCATCCGCCCACCAATCACCTCTAAGACGTCCATCTTATATTTATAAGAAATTCCAAAATCGCCGTGAAATGCATTTCCCAGCCATTTGATATACTGCACGTAAATCGGCTCATTCAGCCCCAGCCTCTCCTCTGCCCAGGCGTGCTCCTCCGGACTCATTTTCTCCACGCGGTCTCCATAATAGGACACCAGCGGGTCTCCCGGTGCAAGCCTTGCAATGTAAAAAACAAGAAGGGAAAGCAAAAAGACGCTGACGAGAAACAATATGCATTTTTTCCCATAATAAAGAACTTTATTCTGTTTCATCCCGCATCTTCTCTCCTTCTTCTAATGTTGTATTCTGCTGTTGCAGCCTCTCCAGCCTGCTTTTATCATTCCTCTGCTGTCTCTCCAACATGCTCCTATCCTTCTGTTGTTGCAACACAAAATGACCTGCACTGACCTCCACCAGTTCTCCATCCCTGCAAAAATTCTCCTCATCAAACGAAATCAATTTTCTTGCACGTTCTTTTCTTGGGTCTGGAATCGGGATTGCCGAGAGAAGCGACTTCGTGTACGGGTGCAGCGGATGCTCAAATAATTCTTTTGTCGGTGCGACCTCCACCAGTTTTCCGTGATACATCACACCAATGCGGTCGCACAAAAACTCCACCATCGCAAGGTCATGCGCAATAAATAGAATTGAAAAACCGTGTTCCTGCTGCAAGTGTTTAAACAGATTCACAATCTGCGCCTGAATTGACACATCCAAAGACGCAATCGGTTCATCCGCAACCAGAAGAGACGGTTCCATCGAAAGTGCCCTTGCAATCGCCACCCTCTGTCGCTGTCCGCCGGACAGTTCCGACGGATACTTTTTCAAAAATCCTGCGTCTAAGCCGACATATTTCATCTGAAATTCCGCCTCCGCTAAGTAGGATTCCCGCAGCGTCTTTTTTTTGCTGATGCGAAGCGGCTCTGTGATAATCTCACTCACTTTTCTGCGCTGGTTCAAGCTGGAACTCGAATCCTGAAAAATAATCTGCCGGTCGGTCTGCAGGAGCTTGCGATTCGCACGAAACTGCTTTTTATCGCAGGTGTCAATTCCCTTGTATACAATTTTTCCGGCAGTCGGCTGGTATAAATTCATGATGCAGCGCGCAACCGTTGATTTTCCGGAGCCGGATTCCCCGACAAGCCCGAACACTTCCCCCTCTTTTATGGAAAAAGAGACATCCTCCACCGCTTTGATTACCATTTTTTTCTGCAATGGAAAATACTGTGACAAGTGCTGTATTTCTACTAAATTTTTATCCTTCATCTTCGTTTCCTCCTATCGGAGAAGCAATCTTTGGCGCCCGTTCATCGAGAAGCCATGTTGCCGCATAATGCGTGTCGGACACCTGAAACATCGGCGGCTGCTTTTCGTAATCGATTGCGAGCGCGTACTCATTTCGGCAGGCAAACGCATCGCCCTTTGGCGGGTCAATTAACGTCGGCGGCATGCCCGGTATCACGTGCAGTTTTTCCTTTCCCTTTGAAAAACCGGGGAGCGCCTGCATCAAGCCCCAGGTATAAGGATGCCTTGCATCGTAAAAAATTTCTTCCACCGTTCCGATTTCTACGATTTTTCCGGCATACATAACTGCAACGCGGTCTGCGACACGTGCCACTACGCCTAAGTCATGCGTGACAAAAACGGTCGCCGTCTGTAACTTCTGCTGTACTTCCCGAAGCAAATCCAAAATCTGCGCCTGAATTGTGACATCTAACGCTGTCGTTGGCTCATCTGCAAAGAGAATTTGCGGATTTCCAGCAAGCGCAATCGCCATCACACTTCTCTGACGCATTCCACCGGAAAAATGATGCGGATACAGATTTTTCCGCTCCTTCGCATTTTCAATGCCAACCAGCTCCATCAACTCGATGACTCTTTTTTCCAATTCCGCTTTTCCAATGCGTGGCTGCTGTTTTTTGACGGCTTCCGCAATCTGCGCCCCGATTGTCATCGTCGGATTTAGGGAGGTCATCGGGTCCTGAAACACCATGGAAAAAATGCTGCCGCGCAATTTTGCCATATCACGTTCCCTGTAATTCGTGATATCGACGCCATTGGCGAGAATAGTTCCTGATTTTATTTTTCCACTCTTTGGCAGCATCTTCATGATACTTTTGCAAAGGACACTTTTTCCACAGCCGGACTCGCCGACAATCGCCAGCACTTCGCCTTTTTTTAACGAAAAAGAAACGTCCCGCACTGCCTGCACCTCCCCCTGCGGGGTATCAAAGCTGACCGATAAATTTTTTACTTCTAATACGTTTTCCATACGATTCCTCACGCAAAACAAAGGGGCTGTCTCCAGTCCCTTGTTTCTGTCTCATTTCTGATTTCCAGTCTGTAATTTCTAGTTCGTAATTTCCCATTCGGTTACATTCCAAAAGATGCCAACGCCGTGATGTCCCATGACTGTATCGGCATTAATACCGGAAATATTGGATTTTGCAACATAATTGGCGTCAATGTAACAGATAAAAGTATAGGCAGGGTCTTTTGCAAGTTCCTCCTGGAATTTTGCATAAGCTTTTGCACGAACCTCGGTATCGTCCGATTCTCTCGCCTCTGTCAGATACTGATCCACAAGCGTATTCGAATACGAACTGTAATTCGCTCCTTTTCCGGTGCCAAACACTTTGTAGGTATGGTCGTCTGCATCAAATGGGCTTCCCCATCCAATCAGGTATGCCATCTGACCGCTCCAGTCCACTTCTGTCGGAACTTCCACCTTACACTCAATTCCAACCTCACCAAGCTGCTGTGCTGCTGCCTGCGCAATGTCAAGACGCACCTGGTCGCCCGCGCCGACGCTTAACACAAAGCTGATTTTTTCACCATCTCTATAATAGAAACCGTCGTCTCCCATCTCGCATCCAACGGACTCTAAAATCTCTTTTGATTTTTCCGGATTGTAATCATAATGTTCCACATCTTCATTATTATAAATATTTCGCTGCAGAGGACCATAAGCTGCCATGCCCTCTCCAAGCAGCACCGCCTCGACAATCGCCTCGCGGTCGATTGCGTAGTTGATTGCCGGAATGATGTCTTTATTTTCAGTCCAGTATTCGTTATTAAAATTATACATGATGCCCCGGTAATCAGAGGTTTTCATGTCATAGCAGGTATAGCCATCTTTGTCCGCAAAAGTTTTCGCATCCTTTGGCGTCAAAAGTGCAAGGTCAAGCTCGCCGGATTCCATCTGGATTGCTTTTGCATTATCGTCTGTCACAATTTTAAAAATAATCTGGTCGATGTTTGCGGCACCCTTGAAATAATCTTCATTTTTTTCCAGCGTGATTGCCTGTCCCTCGTCCCAGCTTGCCAGTTTATAAGGTCCTGTTCCGATTGGATGGCGGAAAAAATCAGATTCCTGCATATCTTCTCCCTCCAACAAATGCTGTGGAAGAATCGCCATCGTCATGTAATCCAAAAATGCAACGTTTGGCGCTGACAAGCGAAAAGACACTGTATAGTCATCTTCCACCGTAATCTCCTCGACGTCCTCAAAGTTTGGTGCATTTTCAGAACCATTTTCCGGATCCATAATCGCCTCGATGGTAAACTTCACGTCATTTGCGGTAAAAGGTTCGCCATCGTGCCATTTCACGCCCTCTTCCAGATGGAAGGTGTAGGTATTGGTCTCCTCGTCAAATTCCCAGCTTTTTGCGAGGGAAGGAATGACTTCGTTATCCCCATTGTGTGCGGTCAATCCGTTAAAAAGTAAAATATTGATTTCACCGTGTTCATCCATTGCCGGATTGATTCTGGTATAATCACCGCTTCCGTATACGAGCGTGGTCGTACCAGACGCCTGCTCGGTTCCGGTCTCCTGATTTGCATTGCCTTGTGTGTTTCCCTTTCCACACGCAGCCATGGAAACTGTCATTGCAGCCACCAATAAAACTGATATGATTTTTTTCATTGATACTCTCCATTCCTGTGCGTGAAACGTTCTGCTTCACGCCATTTCCTTTGTATTGTACTCGGACAGTTTATCATGGTCATACCAGTTACCACAAGCTACCCCGGGGGATATTTTTAAAGAAAATAGTCTTGACTTTGTGTCATTTGCCAGCAAAAAACTGTAAGCCAGCCTTTTGCCCCCGCATCTGTTAAATCTATAACTGTATTCCTATCTCTTTTAACCGCTCCAGCTCCACCGTCATGCGCGCCGCCTTTAACGGATCTACCACCTGGCTGATTTCCAGATTTGCATACAGACCGCAGAAGAAGCCTGCTTCATAGAAATCCATATTTCCCATGACAGCGACAAAATCGACTAATTTTTCCATGGCAAGCTGTAATGCTCCATCCGTTGTCTCTGACGTTGCAATGGAAGCAAGTTTTCCATCACAGCAGACAAACGGAATGTCGATGTGAAAATCTCTTCTGACGTTCACTTCAAGTTCAACTTCGCCGGATATCTCAAGTCCTGTGTAAAAGGATTCCCCATCACCCTGCACGGCATGCAAATCTCCCATGGAGAGAAGTCCGCCCTCGACCTGCACCGGAAGATACAGTGTCGCACCCTCGCAGATATAGCGGGTGTCCATGTTGCCACCGTGATTTCCCGGTATCATGGCAAGCGGCGTCCCTTCCGCCGGCGCAACTCCAATTACACCAATCATTGGATGAATCGGAAGTTCTTTTCCATCCCCAAAGGCAACCTTTCTGTTTTTCACCGGAAAAATCTTTGTCTTTGGTTCTTTGACAAGATGACCTAACAATCCCTCGCCCGGCACGCAGAGCGCAAAGCCTTCTTCTGCCACATCAATCCGATTGATTTTTATTTCCAGG
This genomic window from Roseburia sp. 831b contains:
- a CDS encoding ion transporter, with the protein product MRKRVFEIIEVANENDSISSLYDGFMLVTIIISIVPLCFKSQSAGFLYIDRITAMIFILDYFLRWMTADLKLKKYKSRAFLMYPFTPMAIIDLFSILPSITILNPGFRLLKLFRLVRTFRIFKFIRYSKSIRVILNVLKKEKDVLLAVGYLALGYIVVAGLIMFQVEPDSFDSLFDAIYWSTTALTTVGYGDIYPVTVFGKLVSMISSIVGIAVVALPAGVITGGYIDEIKKSRED
- a CDS encoding ABC transporter permease, whose translation is MNQEFEIVGIRETVQTVPQIKKKRKEIPFLSITLLSIIVLGCLFCNLIMTKDPTYLDLKNYSTAPNREFWFGTDTMGRDIFSMIWYGGRISLLVGFLATFLSTLIAIVFGSISGCAPKWLDDGLMRLTEILLSVPNLLLVILIQAILGTPNVWSISFVIGVTSWTSIAKIVRTEVRQIRNSDYVIASKCMGGSFWHILWEHLTPNFMSSIMFMVVMNIRSAIVAESTLSFMGIGLPIEKISWGSMLSLADKAMMSKFWWMILIPGLFLVTTLMCITNIGNYLRKQSNQKESNLS
- a CDS encoding ABC transporter permease, whose product is MKQNKVLYYGKKCILFLVSVFLLSLLVFYIARLAPGDPLVSYYGDRVEKMSPEEHAWAEERLGLNEPIYVQYIKWLGNAFHGDFGISYKYKMDVLEVIGGRMVNTLILGGIGFVLIFGLALLLGILCAWFEDSLLDKIICQVGTLISCIPEFWMSLVLIFIFSIQLHLMPSSGAYTSVYEDSIGDRIVHLILPMTVVVLGHLWYYAYMIRNKMLEEVRADYVLLAKAKGLTKKTIVFRHCLRNMMPTYFSIMAISVPHILGGTYIVETVFSYPGLGTLSYESARYKDYNLLMVLCILSGIVVILSNMIAQTINERIDPRMKENTSVVEGERHESGI
- a CDS encoding ATP-binding cassette domain-containing protein; translation: MKDKNLVEIQHLSQYFPLQKKMVIKAVEDVSFSIKEGEVFGLVGESGSGKSTVARCIMNLYQPTAGKIVYKGIDTCDKKQFRANRKLLQTDRQIIFQDSSSSLNQRRKVSEIITEPLRISKKKTLRESYLAEAEFQMKYVGLDAGFLKKYPSELSGGQRQRVAIARALSMEPSLLVADEPIASLDVSIQAQIVNLFKHLQQEHGFSILFIAHDLAMVEFLCDRIGVMYHGKLVEVAPTKELFEHPLHPYTKSLLSAIPIPDPRKERARKLISFDEENFCRDGELVEVSAGHFVLQQQKDRSMLERQQRNDKSRLERLQQQNTTLEEGEKMRDETE
- a CDS encoding ABC transporter ATP-binding protein: MENVLEVKNLSVSFDTPQGEVQAVRDVSFSLKKGEVLAIVGESGCGKSVLCKSIMKMLPKSGKIKSGTILANGVDITNYRERDMAKLRGSIFSMVFQDPMTSLNPTMTIGAQIAEAVKKQQPRIGKAELEKRVIELMELVGIENAKERKNLYPHHFSGGMRQRSVMAIALAGNPQILFADEPTTALDVTIQAQILDLLREVQQKLQTATVFVTHDLGVVARVADRVAVMYAGKIVEIGTVEEIFYDARHPYTWGLMQALPGFSKGKEKLHVIPGMPPTLIDPPKGDAFACRNEYALAIDYEKQPPMFQVSDTHYAATWLLDERAPKIASPIGGNEDEG
- a CDS encoding ABC transporter substrate-binding protein, yielding MKKIISVLLVAAMTVSMAACGKGNTQGNANQETGTEQASGTTTLVYGSGDYTRINPAMDEHGEINILLFNGLTAHNGDNEVIPSLAKSWEFDEETNTYTFHLEEGVKWHDGEPFTANDVKFTIEAIMDPENGSENAPNFEDVEEITVEDDYTVSFRLSAPNVAFLDYMTMAILPQHLLEGEDMQESDFFRHPIGTGPYKLASWDEGQAITLEKNEDYFKGAANIDQIIFKIVTDDNAKAIQMESGELDLALLTPKDAKTFADKDGYTCYDMKTSDYRGIMYNFNNEYWTENKDIIPAINYAIDREAIVEAVLLGEGMAAYGPLQRNIYNNEDVEHYDYNPEKSKEILESVGCEMGDDGFYYRDGEKISFVLSVGAGDQVRLDIAQAAAQQLGEVGIECKVEVPTEVDWSGQMAYLIGWGSPFDADDHTYKVFGTGKGANYSSYSNTLVDQYLTEARESDDTEVRAKAYAKFQEELAKDPAYTFICYIDANYVAKSNISGINADTVMGHHGVGIFWNVTEWEITN
- a CDS encoding acetamidase/formamidase family protein; amino-acid sequence: MTKIGKEHHAYAFDKAETPVERATLPAHLLFETQDAFNGQIRKTTDVLENVDMSIMNPITGPVFLEDVHPGDVLEIKINRIDVAEEGFALCVPGEGLLGHLVKEPKTKIFPVKNRKVAFGDGKELPIHPMIGVIGVAPAEGTPLAMIPGNHGGNMDTRYICEGATLYLPVQVEGGLLSMGDLHAVQGDGESFYTGLEISGEVELEVNVRRDFHIDIPFVCCDGKLASIATSETTDGALQLAMEKLVDFVAVMGNMDFYEAGFFCGLYANLEISQVVDPLKAARMTVELERLKEIGIQL